TATCAAACATTCCTGCAGGtaatatatcatgtaatatattatattatataggtaaataaattaaacttattattttaaaaacaatgtatttatgtatgtgtaACAGAAttgtgtaggtacaatatttatgaaatgcaatataattattatacattaaaaattatagtcttTAATTTATGtagtttaggtatttaaattcttagaatatactgtaatactaaatataatatttatattatataataaaataatacattttaatattttattataattcataatttttgtttagcaGTTTCAAATTCTACTTCTATGTTGAATACTAGAACTGAATTGAATACAATTGATACAACAGGTATTTAAATCTGATTCTATTCAATTTTCTTGGATTTATTAATCAATGTTATTGGTCAatctatgattattttatattttatttttaatttcaggtACAAAGAGTTTTGCGTCACactttgatttattaaacattcctgcaggtaatatattatgtaatatactatgtataggtatataaattaaacttattctTTTGAAAACAATGTATTTGTAACATATACAATTAAAGAAATGGTATTAtctataaagttttaatttatatatagtatattaaaattgcgtttaacataatatacctttgtattttaattatttttttaaaagatttttatgatttaGAATTGGATAATCATGGATTAGACTCTGGTAAAATGGATCAATTACTTAATGTAACAAACATGTTTTTTACTAGAATTGACAAAAAATTAGATATTGTGATAGATTACATTAAAAGAAATCCTAATTCAAATATCCAAGCCTCTTCTTTAgattctacatttttaaaatattttcctatgAACGATTTAGAATCCCTTATCAATATGgatgcattattaaaaaatgatgagAACATTTCAAAATTGGTAAACACATTTACTTggttatatataattagtttcttattactgtaaatttaatttcagaaTAACTTCATTAATTCTATTGGTGGCTCAGACACCAAACAATACATAAAGAGAGTGCTTCCAAAATTGTTCTCAAATAAACTGGCTACATTATGCTCTTGGACGGGGCAAAAGAATAATTTTAGGCTAGTCGATCATCAAATAATGAAAGCTATGAaaagtataatgatattacaattttttaaacctatatcaatttaaatatacttgttAATTGTGTTCTTAGAAACTTcgtatgaattatataaaaacgatGAACATACATTCGAGCAAGCTGTTAAAGATTGGTTTAGGCATGGGGCTCAACGCCTGAAGAATGAAAAAATGGCTTCAGGTATGTTAAACTTTGGCTTAAGTGATACAAGCCCCAACagagtatgatatattatacagtatgtaacagtacctatctatattgtaaatattttttttatttggaggagatatttgttttctgtttttaaattcaGTCCATTGCTTCTCATTCCCCAACATAACTGCCACTACAATGATGTAACTattttatcgtattataataaaacaatattgttgctgatagaaatattatgaactaagcttttactgtaaatattaatactaaaaagaTCTTAATACATACTacgttaaacaattataaaaacataaatttattgttgtttctaaatattacagatttacctacctaattatttatgaatatttaatgtttatcttGTAGATTCCTCGCAAAAAGCGCAAAACAATTGAGAATATGTCTCTTCGACATTTTAAAAGACTCAACTATGCTACTGCTACAAATAGTACAAAAACATCAGATAAAGAAGTACGTATAATAACAACTTGTTCAAATACTGATAATGATATTCTTAACAATATGAAGACATCCGAAACAGCTGTTGAAAACTGCAgctacaataattttgtttctgaTAATCCTGTACCTGATAATCCTATACCTCATGAAACTAATTTACCACAAGAGATAGGATTGGAACTAGATACAATTACTGATACATTAGgatcaaacaataattatactacttGTAACAAACATAGCATTAAAGATAAACTCCAACAGTGGGTGTTAgctttcaatatttcaaaaaacagtgtaaataatttgttaaatatattaaggtCTGAGGGATTAGATCTACCAAAAGATGTCAGGTCCTTGATGAATACCCCTAGATCTcacaatgtaataaatataaatccagGCACATACATTCaattaggtttaaaaaaaatgttatctactATATTAAACATTGTTTAAGAAACATAAATGAAATCTTCTTAAGTATTAATATAGATGGATTGCCTTTGGCGCATAGTTCTAAACAGCAATTTTGgcctatactctgttcaatAACAAATGTGCCTCAGTtatcaaaatcagtttttgccGTTGGTTTATACTTTAGTACAGATAAAAAGCCAGAATCTATAGAGGATTTTTTGaacttgtttttaaatgaaGCTATAGAACTGGTTAATAATGGAATAAGTTttgataataaagtaataagtatacatttaaaacaaataatttgtgaTTCTCCAGCAAAGGCCTTTTTGCTTAATGTCAGAGGCCATAATGCTCGTTTTGGATGTAATACATGTACAGTGGAGGGTGAGTATAGAGAACATAGAATGACATTTTTGGAAGATAATGCCCCATTGCGAACAGATACTAGTTTTAGAGCTAAAAGTGATGATGAGTATCACAAAGGTTATTGTCCTTTAGAGCGTTTACCAATTGACATGATTAAAGCTGTACCAATCGATTACATGCATGCTGTCTGTCTAGGAGCAATGAAACGTCTACTGAAATTTTGGGTGAGGGGTAAACAGTCAACAAAAATTCCCTCAGCAAAATGTGATGCTGTTAATATAGAgctcaataatttaaaagattacTTCCCATCAGAGTTTGTCAGGTTACCAAGGTCTTTATATGACATAGAATATTGGAAAGTCAACGAGTTCCGAACCTTTTTATTGTTTACCGGTCCTGTTGTATTAAAGGGAAgacttaaaaaacaattatatttaaatttcattaaattacatGGAGCAATAAAAATGTTGGTTACCCCAGGCCTATGTTTAATTAAGAATGATATTgcatataatttacttattgattttgttaaagaatttagaataatttatggGTCACATTTTGTTACCCATAACATTCACAGCTTAATTCATCTTCCATTTTATGCTAAAATACATGGTTGTTTAGATAATTTCAGTgcttataaatttgaaaattacttagggcttataaaaaaaagtatttctcATTCACGGTTCCCATTACAAGAAGCTACTAATAGAATACtagaaaaagtaaataatatgtacactggtcatgaaaatactaattttgatcaaacttataaattaggtaAGGAATGTGAActagataataacatttttaataaagatttaGATTGCACTTTTTATCAAACCATAACACTtactaatacaaattatttaatatccacCCAACAGGttcccaaaaataattatatcatgttaACTACAAATGAAATTGCATCAGTTAagcatatttcaaaatgtaaaaatggaaatattttttttaatgtattt
The nucleotide sequence above comes from Acyrthosiphon pisum isolate AL4f unplaced genomic scaffold, pea_aphid_22Mar2018_4r6ur Scaffold_1927;HRSCAF=2436, whole genome shotgun sequence. Encoded proteins:
- the LOC115034650 gene encoding uncharacterized protein LOC115034650 isoform X1 — protein: MDQINKETKYIIGFFEPENKYSIIPINWLKKGKSNQLKCLWPDYRVTSMIIMKGAKPSSKWTTHTVKLISQFVSYQDAAAKELELFLTSEAESQSDNGEDLPNNNNDSTSSDDECIQILKKKKPNENHQLIPTYNTECVVECSVSSPSKTMYDMDANSVIDNNNMYHIPFTKSFTSNFDLSNIPAAVSNSTSMLNTRTELNTIDTTGTKSFASHFDLLNIPAELDNHGLDSGKMDQLLNVTNMFFTRIDKKLDIVIDYIKRNPNSNIQASSLDSTFLKYFPMNDLESLINMDALLKNDENISKLNNFINSIGGSDTKQYIKRVLPKLFSNKLATLCSWTGQKNNFRLVDHQIMKAMKKTSYELYKNDEHTFEQAVKDWFRHGAQRLKNEKMASDSSQKAQNN
- the LOC115034650 gene encoding uncharacterized protein LOC115034650 isoform X2, whose amino-acid sequence is MDQINKETKYIIGFFEPENKYSIIPINWLKKGKSNQLKCLWPDYRVTSMIIMKGAKPSSKWTTHTVKLISQFVSYQDAAAKELELFLTSEAESQSDNGEDLPNNNNDSTSSDDECIQILKKKKPNENHQLIPTYNTECVVECSVSSPSKTMYDMDANSVIDNNNMYHIPFTKSFTSNFDLSNIPAVSNSTSMLNTRTELNTIDTTGTKSFASHFDLLNIPAELDNHGLDSGKMDQLLNVTNMFFTRIDKKLDIVIDYIKRNPNSNIQASSLDSTFLKYFPMNDLESLINMDALLKNDENISKLNNFINSIGGSDTKQYIKRVLPKLFSNKLATLCSWTGQKNNFRLVDHQIMKAMKKTSYELYKNDEHTFEQAVKDWFRHGAQRLKNEKMASDSSQKAQNN
- the LOC115034650 gene encoding uncharacterized protein LOC115034650 isoform X3; amino-acid sequence: MDQINKETKYIIGFFEPENKYSIIPINWLKKGKSNQLKCLWPDYRVTSMIIMKGAKPSSKWTTHTVKLISQFVSYQDAAAKELELFLTSEAESQSDNGEDLPNNNNDSTSSDDECIQILKKKKPNENHQLIPTYNTECVVECSVSFTKSFTSNFDLSNIPAAVSNSTSMLNTRTELNTIDTTGTKSFASHFDLLNIPAELDNHGLDSGKMDQLLNVTNMFFTRIDKKLDIVIDYIKRNPNSNIQASSLDSTFLKYFPMNDLESLINMDALLKNDENISKLNNFINSIGGSDTKQYIKRVLPKLFSNKLATLCSWTGQKNNFRLVDHQIMKAMKKTSYELYKNDEHTFEQAVKDWFRHGAQRLKNEKMASDSSQKAQNN
- the LOC115034650 gene encoding uncharacterized protein LOC115034650 isoform X4 — translated: MDQINKETKYIIGFFEPENKYSIIPINWLKKGKSNQLKCLWPDYRVTSMIIMKGAKPSSKWTTHTVKLISQFVSYQDAAAKELELFLTSEAESQSDNGEDLPNNNNDSTSSDDECIQILKKKKPNENHQLIPTYNTECVVECSVSFTKSFTSNFDLSNIPAVSNSTSMLNTRTELNTIDTTGTKSFASHFDLLNIPAELDNHGLDSGKMDQLLNVTNMFFTRIDKKLDIVIDYIKRNPNSNIQASSLDSTFLKYFPMNDLESLINMDALLKNDENISKLNNFINSIGGSDTKQYIKRVLPKLFSNKLATLCSWTGQKNNFRLVDHQIMKAMKKTSYELYKNDEHTFEQAVKDWFRHGAQRLKNEKMASDSSQKAQNN